The region CATAATATCATCTAACGGAGCAGCTACGAAAGCTTCTGGTGTCGGATATTTTTCAAATAATTTAGGTGTCACTTTGTTAACAGAAACATCGGTTGCTTGAGCGCTTAAAGCAACCGCAATAACCAACTCAAAGGGATTTCGATGAATGAGTTCACATTCAGCTTCTGGAAACATCTCGGCCATAATATTAATAATATCTAAGGTTTTTTCTTTTGAAATCAATTTATTTCCCCTCACTTATCTCATACGGTACTATTTTTAAGTTTGACTGAGCCAATTGTCCATTGGAATAATGGGTAATTCATCTTGAGATTCTTGATAAATTGGTTGCTCATTTTTGCCTAGAGCTTTTTTCCTTTTTTGTTGTTCAGAAATAATTTGTTCTTTGCTTCTTAAATTTTTCCGCTCCCAATTCAGTAGGATACGATCAATATACTTTAAACTGTAGGCTTGATTTAATACGGCTTCCCGTAAAGCTAACTGAATAATCTCTAATTTATATTGATCCTCATGAATCCACAAACCAATTGTTTCTAATTCCATTGGGGATAAAGGTCTGCCAAATTCACTTTCAAATAATTGAAATAGTTCTCGTTGTTGTTCTTGTTCATTTTTTACAGATACTTGATGTGCTTTACTAGTTTCTAGTTGCGATAGACGTCCATAAACTAGTGTTAAATCATAAGAATCACTCGTTTGACCTTGTTCATTTTGAGTGGTTACCATCGCTATAATATTTTTATTTAATAGTGATTCCACTAAATGAAAGATTATTTCAGCTGATTCACCCATTTGTTCTGCTATTTTTAGAAGGTCTGGAAAGGGCACTCCTTGTTGCTGATGTTGCATTAGTTTCATGTATAAAATAAATTCTTGATGACTCATTCCTAAATCATGATAGTGATTCAATAGTAAATTAGAAATTGTCGTATTGCCTGCTTGTAAATATCTAGTTAATTCTAACATCTTTGTCACACTCTCTTTCTGCTTATTCATTATATCAACTTTCTGGCTAAAGTAAAACAGACCATCATCAGATGATCTGTTTTACTTTAGTCAATGGACTATTATGATATGTTAAGCATATCTTCTCTCATCACTTTTTTTTCTAAAATAACTAATTATCAAACGTAAAGCAATAGTAATTAGCATCATCAGTACAAAGAAAGGTAAGGTATTTGCTGTTAAGAATCCAATAAATAAAATAGAATGGAATAACATCGCAGCCACATAGATACCAATAGTCGTTGTGATAATTAAAAACAGTCTTAACGGATTAAGAGGTAGACACGTCTTGATGACAGCTAATAAACTAACACCTATCAATAAATAATACATTAGGGTAGTTGTTTCAATTTCGGACAAGCCCACTTGACCAGAAAAAATATAAACGGCAATGATATTCATTAATACTAGTATTGCGTTAGGCAAAGCGTTTCTTAAAACCGTTGGTAGAAACTTAGTTCTAACTTTTCGTTTATCTCCTTCAAATGATAAAAAGAAAGCTGGGTAACCCTCAATAGCTAAATCAATCAAGGTAATTTGAATTGGAACAAAAGGAAACGCCAATGTCGTCACCGCACAAAGAATAGACAAGAAGAATGAATAGATTGTCTTAATGAAGAAGACACTTGCTACTTTTGTAACGTTATTAACGACTCTCCGGCCTTCAAACAAGACATCTGGTAGGCTAGTGAAATCCGAATCTAATAAGACTAGATTAGCAATTTGGCGCGTAGCACTATCTCCTTCTGCCATGGCGATACTACAGTCAGCTTCTCGTAAGGCAAGGACGTCATTGACCCCATCACCAGTCATTGCTACAACATGATCTTGCGCTTGTAACTCATTGACTAACAATTGTTTTTGTTGTGGCGAGACACGTCCAAATACCGTATACTGGTTTACTGCCTCTCGAACAGATTCTTCTGTTTGAAATTCTGATAAATCGACATATGACTCATAGCCTTCAAGACCTGCACGACGAGCAATGTTGGAAACAGTTATTGGATTATCACCTGAAATAACTTTGATATTAACACCTTCAGATTTCAAGTAAGCTAAAGTTTTATCAGCATTTTGACGAATGGGATCATCGATTTCGAAAACTGCCAAGGGCACCATCTCTGGTAATTCATTGTCATTAATATGCCCATTGGGACTGATTGCTAGCATTAAGACTCGATACCCATGTTCTTGTGCGCGTTCAACTTGCTCTGGTAATTGCTCTTCACCAACTAATCTCTCAGGTGCTCCGAGTGCTACGGCTCCAATTCCTTTAAAGTTAATACCGCCCCACTTTCTTTCTGAAGAAAATGGAAAAATATCATCAGCTTGATAGCTATCATTTAACTCATAAGCATCTCTAATTGCTTGCATGGTAATATTATTATCAGTCGATGCTTTCAAGTAACTTCCAATAATTTTATCAAACTCATCTTGATCTGTTTGATCCAAAATTGTTGTATGCTGTACTTTCATTTTACCTTCGGTAATCGTACCTGTTTTATCCAAGCACAACATATCAACATGAGCCAAGGTTTCAACTGAATACATATCTTGTACTAAAATTCGTTTTTTAGCTAATTTTGTCACTGCCGTTGCCAAAGCAATACTTATTAATAAGACTAGCCCTTTAGGTAACATCCCTAATAAAGCTGCTGCCGAGGCAACTACGGCGACCTTAGGATCACTTTGTCTTATAAATAAAGCTTCAACCAATAAGATCAAACCTAAAGGTACGATGACATAACTTGTAAATTTTGATACTTTACGAATTGACGTAACTAATTCAGATTGTATTGGCTTGTGAACTTTGGCCTCATTAGCAATCTTAGTTGCATAATTATCTTTACCAACATGTATTACCTTAGCTAAACATTGACCACTTGATAAAAAGCTACCTGATAGCAATTGGTCATCTTTTTCTTTGACGATTAAATCAGACTCCCCTGTCAACAGTGATTCGTTGACCTCAGCACGTCCTGCAATCACTTCCATATCTGATTGAACTTGTTCACCGGCTACTAAAATAACAGTATCGTCCATGACTAAATCAGTCGCATCTATCTTTATTTCTTGACTGTCTCGAATTACTACAGCTTGTTCCTTAGAGATAATTGACAATTTTGCCACCATATTTCTAGCATGTATCTCTTGGTAGATACCAATCATAATATTAACTGCTATGATCGCCAGATAGGCCATATTACTAAAAGCACCTACTGCAGCCAAACAAATCCCGATTACTAAGTTAAGCAAATTAAATAGCGTCCAAATATTATCCTTAAAAATTTCACCATTTGTTTTGGCTACATTTTCTTCATAGTTATTTTGTTGTCCCGCTTCTTGCCGCACTTTAACATCTTGGCTACTCAAACCACTATGTTCTTTCAAATAATTCTCCATTCCCTCTTAGTCCCTCTTCTCTCAAATTTAATCATCAATCCATGGTAGATGACTTAGTTTATCCATTAACCCCATATTAGATCTTACTAGCTCGGCATAAAAGAAATTGCCTCCATTTTCATAAAGGTGTCCTCTATTATATTTAAAAGCTCGTAAAGATAAATAACGATATGTTTTTTCTGTAGTATTCCCTAACATTGGCGCTAAGACTTCCTTAGAATACTTTTCCGCCAACTCGACAGAATGTTTGCCACCATGTTGTTTTACATAAGGAATGTAGTTACTACCAAAATTATAAGCTTGTACGCCAGTCCAAATATCTACCTCTTGTCGCTCGGCCTCTGTCAAAACTTCTGTTAAGTGTATCACACCTGTTTTAATACTTTCTTCGGAGTTAGTAATTTGATCTGTTTCGCCATACTTACTCTCACTACTTTGCATCAAGTCAATATGATCCCCTTTTGTTTCAGTTAAAATAATCGACAGGACTAAATCTTCATAATCAGCTACACCTAACTCTTGTGTCACTTGGTGAACTGTTGGACGCCAAGCATTCACCTCATCTACCTGACTTTTAACGCGATATAGTAAAATACCTATTATTAAAATAACAGCTAGAACTAATATTACTACTATTTTTTTTAAGACACCACGCTTCTTTTTTTTCATTTAATCAACTCTACCCTTTCCTTAACACCCATGACGAAATTAAAGGGCTACTATCTATTTTTATATAACCTATCTTCAAAATTCTATCATACTATAGAACGAAAAAAAACAACAGACTAGACTATTTTCTTAAAAAAAACTATAGAATAATTACGCATCAAATAGATAATCTTTAGTGACTAAAGATTATTCTCTCCACTGAGTTTACTATTTATCCTAACTTTTTAATTTATCACTAAATCCAAGTTGACATTTAACCAGCCAAATGCTATTTTTAACTGGTTGTTTATTTTTAATTTAAGGGAGAATATTATGTCACAACAAGAAATTACAGTAAAACATAAACTAATTGATCCGTCAGCAATCGGACTATTTGGTTTAGCAATGGTTACACTTGTCGCTTCATCACAAAAATTAGAATGGACCGAAGGAGTTGGCGGCGTTATTCCTTGGGCAATCTTTTTAGGTGGTATCTTACAAATTGTTGCCGCAGTTTATGATGCAAAAGAAAATAATGTCTTTGGTGCAACAGCATTCTTCGGCTATGGTTTCTTTTGGTTAGGGACAGCCACTGCCTGGTTAGTTCAAAATGGTGTCTTTGGCAAAGCGCTACAAGCAACTTATGATCCAAAACAGCTTGGATTCGCCTTTATTGGGTATTTAATTTTTACAATTTTCATGACAATTGGTGCCATGGAAACACACAAGGTATTATTCATTATTTTTGTTTTAATCGATTTCTTATTTATTGGACTAGCTTTATCAACTTTAGGTGTAGCTGTAGATTTCTTCCACATGCTAGCAGCTATTTCCGAATTATTAATTTCATTATTCTCATTTTATGGAAGTGCAGCAGCAGTATTGAACAAACACTTCGGTCGTACGTTCTTACCTGTCGGTAAGCCTTTTGGGATTTTTAAATAAGAATAACAAAACGCCATAGAGACTGGTACTACTATAACGATACTAAAGAATGACGAAAAAATAACCCATTAAATTTTTTTATTAAAAACAGTTATTTTTACAAAAAAACCAAAAGCACGCATCCTGTTAAATAGGGATGCGTGCTTTTACTTTCAACTGTACCAATTTAAATTCACAAATAAGGATTTGATTAGCTTTTAAGAATCGAACACTTATCACAAACTGAGACCCTATCTAACTAAATTTCAATTAACTATTTGCTCTTTTTATAACTGCTCACTAAAAAAACTGTTGCCATTAAAAGAAAGACGCTTAATAAACCAATATTTCTATCAATAATATATTGAATAACCCCGATTACTACACTACTTATACCAATTAAAAAATCAATTTTCTTTTCCATCCTACCAACCCTTTCGATAGTTAAAATTTAAATCTAAATTATTTTTTAGTCAAATGAATATTCACTACGTATTAAAAAATAGACGATGATAGTAACAAATAAAAAACCTAAGTTGATAACTATACATTATTTTTAAGCGGCCGTTAAATAACTAAAGTATTCATTGGATTTGGTAAACTAACTCTTTTATTATCTTTTTGGAGCACCCTGTTTAATAACGTTACTTGCATACGCAACTATTGATTTTAACTCCTAATGATGATATATCTGTTTTCATGTTTATTAGAAGTTAATATTTTTGTAAACCCTAAAATAACAGCTTATTAATTATTATGCTGATGATATTTCCTGATTAAGTCAATTAGATCGTTTTCCAACTCTTTTTGTTGCTTACTGGTTAATTTTTTTACAGTCGCGTT is a window of Vagococcus intermedius DNA encoding:
- a CDS encoding acetate uptake transporter, which codes for MSQQEITVKHKLIDPSAIGLFGLAMVTLVASSQKLEWTEGVGGVIPWAIFLGGILQIVAAVYDAKENNVFGATAFFGYGFFWLGTATAWLVQNGVFGKALQATYDPKQLGFAFIGYLIFTIFMTIGAMETHKVLFIIFVLIDFLFIGLALSTLGVAVDFFHMLAAISELLISLFSFYGSAAAVLNKHFGRTFLPVGKPFGIFK
- a CDS encoding lysozyme family protein, producing MKKKKRGVLKKIVVILVLAVILIIGILLYRVKSQVDEVNAWRPTVHQVTQELGVADYEDLVLSIILTETKGDHIDLMQSSESKYGETDQITNSEESIKTGVIHLTEVLTEAERQEVDIWTGVQAYNFGSNYIPYVKQHGGKHSVELAEKYSKEVLAPMLGNTTEKTYRYLSLRAFKYNRGHLYENGGNFFYAELVRSNMGLMDKLSHLPWIDD
- a CDS encoding DnaD domain-containing protein; protein product: MLELTRYLQAGNTTISNLLLNHYHDLGMSHQEFILYMKLMQHQQQGVPFPDLLKIAEQMGESAEIIFHLVESLLNKNIIAMVTTQNEQGQTSDSYDLTLVYGRLSQLETSKAHQVSVKNEQEQQRELFQLFESEFGRPLSPMELETIGLWIHEDQYKLEIIQLALREAVLNQAYSLKYIDRILLNWERKNLRSKEQIISEQQKRKKALGKNEQPIYQESQDELPIIPMDNWLSQT
- a CDS encoding cation-translocating P-type ATPase, with translation MENYLKEHSGLSSQDVKVRQEAGQQNNYEENVAKTNGEIFKDNIWTLFNLLNLVIGICLAAVGAFSNMAYLAIIAVNIMIGIYQEIHARNMVAKLSIISKEQAVVIRDSQEIKIDATDLVMDDTVILVAGEQVQSDMEVIAGRAEVNESLLTGESDLIVKEKDDQLLSGSFLSSGQCLAKVIHVGKDNYATKIANEAKVHKPIQSELVTSIRKVSKFTSYVIVPLGLILLVEALFIRQSDPKVAVVASAAALLGMLPKGLVLLISIALATAVTKLAKKRILVQDMYSVETLAHVDMLCLDKTGTITEGKMKVQHTTILDQTDQDEFDKIIGSYLKASTDNNITMQAIRDAYELNDSYQADDIFPFSSERKWGGINFKGIGAVALGAPERLVGEEQLPEQVERAQEHGYRVLMLAISPNGHINDNELPEMVPLAVFEIDDPIRQNADKTLAYLKSEGVNIKVISGDNPITVSNIARRAGLEGYESYVDLSEFQTEESVREAVNQYTVFGRVSPQQKQLLVNELQAQDHVVAMTGDGVNDVLALREADCSIAMAEGDSATRQIANLVLLDSDFTSLPDVLFEGRRVVNNVTKVASVFFIKTIYSFFLSILCAVTTLAFPFVPIQITLIDLAIEGYPAFFLSFEGDKRKVRTKFLPTVLRNALPNAILVLMNIIAVYIFSGQVGLSEIETTTLMYYLLIGVSLLAVIKTCLPLNPLRLFLIITTTIGIYVAAMLFHSILFIGFLTANTLPFFVLMMLITIALRLIISYFRKKSDERRYA